One stretch of Comamonas testosteroni DNA includes these proteins:
- a CDS encoding DUF1329 domain-containing protein — MQQKTMSTALMLCIGLLSAGAACAKVPAAEADKLGKELTCTGAIKAGNADGSIPPFTGKILGVPPGVKFTRSVGQFQPDIYANEKPLFEITAANMAQYGDKLSAGQKALLSKFPATMRIPVYPGHRDFRYDDDICAVIKRNALEAEVVNDGNGVKGFMGALPFPIPKTGLELLWNNLMPSRASTEEVERDMALVGASGDIAWGRTSYIQLSRYDSKENLGKPNEGKYAYVTNFSILPEREKGGVILSIEPMNFGTDKRLAWNYDPGTRRVRQLPEFGYDQPSPGTSGKATIDSERLFNGGSERYEWTMHGKREMFIPANTFRINQQMKYADLLKPGHPNPAYTRYELRRVWVLEGKLKPGFRHLYSKRVMFIDEDTGHAVSGDFYDARGQLWQHGEINYYYAYDIKKWHAGTSFYYDLNAGSYVSMNLVQERPKAPILGKDDLKPSQYTPEAIRNLGN; from the coding sequence CGATGAGCACAGCGCTGATGCTGTGCATAGGTTTGCTGAGCGCAGGAGCCGCCTGTGCCAAGGTTCCCGCCGCGGAAGCCGACAAGCTGGGTAAGGAGCTGACCTGCACCGGCGCCATCAAGGCCGGCAATGCCGATGGCAGCATTCCGCCATTCACGGGCAAGATACTGGGCGTGCCGCCCGGCGTGAAGTTCACCAGGTCCGTGGGACAGTTCCAGCCCGATATCTACGCCAATGAAAAGCCGCTGTTCGAGATCACGGCCGCCAACATGGCGCAATATGGCGACAAGCTCAGCGCCGGCCAGAAGGCGCTGCTCAGCAAGTTCCCCGCCACCATGCGCATTCCCGTCTATCCGGGCCACCGCGACTTCCGTTATGACGACGATATCTGCGCCGTCATCAAGCGCAATGCGCTGGAAGCCGAGGTAGTCAACGACGGCAATGGCGTCAAGGGCTTCATGGGCGCTCTGCCCTTCCCCATTCCCAAGACCGGCCTGGAACTGCTCTGGAACAACCTCATGCCCAGCCGCGCCAGCACCGAAGAGGTGGAACGCGACATGGCTCTGGTGGGCGCGAGCGGCGATATTGCCTGGGGCCGCACCAGCTATATCCAGCTCAGTCGTTATGACTCCAAGGAAAATCTGGGCAAGCCCAACGAAGGCAAATACGCTTATGTGACCAATTTCTCCATCCTGCCCGAGCGCGAAAAAGGTGGTGTGATTCTGTCCATCGAGCCCATGAACTTTGGCACGGACAAGCGCCTGGCCTGGAATTACGATCCCGGCACTCGCCGCGTGCGACAACTGCCCGAGTTCGGCTATGACCAGCCCTCCCCCGGCACCAGCGGCAAGGCGACCATCGACTCAGAACGCCTGTTCAATGGCGGCTCCGAGCGCTACGAGTGGACCATGCACGGCAAGCGCGAGATGTTCATTCCTGCGAACACCTTCCGCATCAACCAGCAGATGAAATACGCCGATCTGCTCAAGCCAGGTCACCCCAACCCTGCCTACACCCGCTATGAGCTGCGCCGTGTCTGGGTGCTGGAGGGCAAGCTCAAGCCCGGCTTCCGTCACCTGTACTCCAAGCGCGTGATGTTCATCGACGAAGACACCGGCCACGCCGTCTCGGGCGACTTCTACGACGCACGCGGCCAGTTGTGGCAGCACGGTGAAATCAACTACTACTATGCCTACGACATCAAGAAATGGCATGCGGGCACATCGTTCTACTATGACCTGAATGCCGGCTCCTATGTGAGCATGAATCTGGTCCAGGAGCGCCCCAAGGCACCGATTCTGGGCAAGGACGACCTCAAACCCAGCCAGTACACTCCCGAGGCGATTCGCAACCTGGGCAACTGA
- a CDS encoding SulP family inorganic anion transporter, with product MQSLARWLPFLNWPKPTFGLLRGEFWAGLTVGLMLLPQGVAYAALAGMPLITGIYASIIPAAVAILFSPSPRLGVGPTALSALLIGASLTGMAEPGSAQWVVLAAWMAILSGLVQWSLGVVRAGWLLNLVTSPVLAGFTQAAALLILASQLPTLLGMRADWSTVWHSPSIYLFSIQSIAYGLVSMALLMLAKKWRPAFPSAIFIIGLSGFISWITGFADAGGAVIGHLPAGLPSFQWPGMLDWEQFGALIMPVLVISLVSFLETASSAQVEHQQAGTRWNENQDLIAQGLSKISAGLFGSFATSASFSRSAVNLLAGARTGYANVFSILLVVVVVLWFIPWLYHVPQATLAAIVITAVLNLVKPSAILKLFRISKVEACISVATLVLTIVTAPRMYWGVFAGIMLSQAYYLYHHLHPRIIEVGEHPDGSLRSRQLWQLPPLAPEVVALRMDADLDFATATALERYAADALQQAPQAKDLALLMQSINSIDITGVETFARLERLVALRGGLLHVVGLKLPAEQRLERAGLLHKEGSPIRLYRTDADFLRTLGNFPTELTQINADEKPTSTKR from the coding sequence ATGCAATCCCTGGCCCGATGGCTGCCCTTTCTCAATTGGCCCAAACCGACTTTCGGCCTGCTGCGCGGCGAGTTCTGGGCCGGCCTGACCGTGGGCCTGATGCTGCTGCCCCAGGGCGTGGCTTACGCCGCGCTGGCGGGCATGCCGCTGATTACCGGCATCTATGCCTCCATCATTCCGGCCGCAGTGGCCATTCTCTTCAGCCCCTCACCCCGGCTGGGCGTGGGGCCTACGGCGCTGAGCGCCTTGCTGATCGGCGCCTCTCTGACCGGCATGGCCGAACCGGGCTCGGCCCAGTGGGTGGTGCTCGCTGCGTGGATGGCCATTCTGTCGGGCCTGGTTCAATGGAGTCTGGGCGTGGTACGCGCGGGCTGGCTGCTCAACCTGGTCACCTCCCCCGTACTGGCAGGCTTCACCCAGGCAGCAGCCCTGCTGATTCTGGCCTCGCAGCTGCCCACTCTTCTGGGCATGCGCGCTGACTGGTCCACCGTCTGGCACTCGCCGTCCATCTATCTGTTCAGCATCCAATCCATCGCCTACGGCCTGGTCAGCATGGCTCTTTTGATGCTGGCCAAGAAATGGCGTCCTGCTTTTCCCTCGGCCATTTTCATCATCGGCCTGAGCGGCTTCATCAGCTGGATCACGGGTTTTGCCGATGCGGGCGGAGCCGTGATTGGCCACCTGCCAGCGGGACTGCCCAGCTTCCAGTGGCCCGGCATGCTGGACTGGGAGCAGTTCGGCGCCCTGATCATGCCAGTGCTGGTCATCTCCCTGGTCAGCTTTCTGGAAACCGCGTCCAGTGCCCAGGTCGAGCATCAGCAGGCCGGCACGCGCTGGAACGAGAATCAGGATCTGATTGCCCAGGGACTGTCCAAGATCAGCGCCGGCCTGTTCGGCAGCTTTGCCACCAGCGCTTCATTCTCGCGCTCTGCCGTCAACCTGCTCGCAGGTGCCAGGACCGGCTACGCCAACGTCTTTTCCATTTTGCTGGTGGTTGTGGTCGTGCTCTGGTTCATACCCTGGCTCTACCATGTGCCTCAGGCAACGCTGGCTGCCATCGTGATCACCGCCGTGCTCAACCTGGTCAAGCCCAGCGCCATTCTCAAGCTTTTCAGGATTTCCAAGGTCGAAGCCTGCATCAGCGTCGCCACGCTGGTGCTGACCATCGTCACCGCCCCGCGCATGTACTGGGGTGTGTTCGCGGGCATCATGCTCAGCCAGGCTTACTACCTCTATCACCACCTGCACCCGCGCATCATCGAGGTCGGCGAGCATCCCGACGGCAGCCTGCGCAGCCGCCAGCTTTGGCAATTGCCCCCCCTGGCACCTGAAGTCGTGGCTCTGCGCATGGATGCAGACCTGGACTTTGCCACGGCCACGGCACTTGAGCGCTACGCGGCCGACGCCCTGCAGCAAGCGCCCCAGGCCAAAGACCTGGCGCTGCTGATGCAGTCCATCAACAGCATAGACATCACCGGAGTCGAAACCTTTGCCCGACTGGAACGCCTGGTCGCATTGCGCGGCGGTCTGCTGCACGTGGTGGGGTTGAAGCTGCCGGCCGAGCAAAGGCTGGAGCGCGCCGGCCTGCTGCATAAGGAAGGCAGCCCCATCAGGCTCTACCGCACGGATGCCGACTTTCTGCGAACGCTTGGCAATTTCCCCACAGAACTCACTCAGATCAACGCTGACGAAAAGCCTACATCCACAAAAAGATAG
- a CDS encoding GGDEF domain-containing protein: MTSSAPHQSVFLRDLRLATAHNLVTRAGGSDNRLPTDTPTHYLQALIDGLCALSLRDPLTGLANRRHFRSVIEREIDRVARSGETALLLMLDIDHFKQINDEHGHIAGDMVLQSVAQTLSEIIRPMDTLARFGGEEFAIVLPVCPAHQGRAVAERLRQAIESNSIAVSSGQSLKVTVSIGGVYAQQWIRSTAQLWTERADRQLYLAKSAGRNCVCVEDPPDSTVSAEEKSLLFSPLPAASLEENVSDNTAPDVNTDAASQVITP, encoded by the coding sequence GTGACCTCATCCGCCCCTCACCAATCCGTGTTTTTGCGCGATCTGCGCCTTGCCACCGCACACAATCTGGTGACTCGCGCGGGCGGTAGTGATAACCGTCTGCCCACTGACACTCCCACCCATTACCTGCAAGCACTGATTGATGGCTTGTGCGCACTGTCTTTGCGCGACCCCCTCACGGGGCTGGCCAACCGACGCCATTTCCGCTCCGTGATCGAGCGCGAGATCGACCGCGTGGCCCGCTCCGGAGAAACCGCACTGCTGCTGATGCTGGACATCGACCATTTCAAGCAGATCAACGACGAGCACGGTCATATTGCTGGCGATATGGTGTTGCAGTCCGTGGCACAGACCCTGTCCGAAATCATTCGCCCCATGGACACCCTGGCGCGCTTCGGTGGCGAGGAATTCGCCATAGTGCTGCCGGTCTGTCCTGCGCATCAAGGCCGTGCGGTCGCCGAACGCCTGCGCCAGGCCATCGAAAGCAACTCCATCGCCGTGTCCTCCGGCCAGTCGCTGAAGGTCACGGTGAGTATTGGCGGGGTCTACGCCCAGCAATGGATTCGCAGCACGGCGCAACTGTGGACCGAGCGTGCCGATCGCCAGCTCTATCTGGCCAAATCCGCGGGACGCAACTGCGTCTGCGTGGAGGATCCGCCCGACAGTACGGTGAGTGCCGAGGAAAAAAGCCTGCTTTTCAGCCCTTTGCCTGCCGCTTCGTTAGAGGAAAATGTCTCTGACAATACAGCACCAGACGTAAACACCGACGCCGCAAGCCAGGTCATAACGCCTTGA
- a CDS encoding MinD/ParA family protein — translation MDTLAPHPTLPAHISMEDALRAPGRNKQAHIIAVTSGKGGVGKTFVSANLAAALTRHGFNVLVLDADLGLANLDVVLNLYPKVTLHDVFTGRSTLEDAILTTPGGYSVLLAGSGMIEYSRLTPEIRSQFMRTVELLRPRYDIILLDTGAGISDVVLFSVSLATEVLVVATPEPTSLTDAYAAIKVLALQQKRQQIRLVINQAQRPGDGRAITGQLQQVLNRFVTTESGQPLQLTHWGDIPVDSAVREAVMRRQLLLQAMPGAPASLAVAQLSNKIKAELTAPV, via the coding sequence ATGGACACCTTGGCCCCTCACCCTACTTTGCCCGCTCATATATCCATGGAAGATGCCCTGCGGGCGCCTGGCCGCAACAAGCAGGCCCACATCATTGCCGTCACCAGCGGCAAAGGCGGTGTCGGCAAGACTTTCGTCTCCGCCAATCTGGCTGCTGCGCTGACGCGTCATGGCTTCAACGTGCTGGTATTGGACGCGGACCTGGGCCTGGCCAATCTGGATGTAGTGCTCAACCTCTACCCCAAGGTCACGCTGCACGATGTGTTCACAGGTCGATCCACGCTGGAAGATGCCATCCTGACCACGCCGGGCGGCTATTCGGTGCTGCTGGCAGGCTCGGGCATGATCGAGTACTCGCGCCTCACCCCCGAGATTCGTTCCCAGTTCATGCGCACGGTGGAGCTGCTGCGCCCGCGCTACGACATCATCCTGCTCGACACCGGTGCCGGCATCTCGGATGTGGTGCTGTTCTCCGTGTCTCTGGCGACCGAGGTGCTGGTCGTGGCCACGCCCGAGCCCACTTCGCTGACCGATGCCTACGCCGCCATCAAGGTGCTGGCCCTGCAGCAAAAGCGCCAGCAGATCCGTCTGGTCATCAACCAGGCGCAACGCCCCGGCGATGGCCGCGCCATCACGGGCCAGCTGCAGCAGGTGCTCAACCGCTTCGTGACCACCGAGTCCGGCCAGCCGCTGCAGCTGACCCACTGGGGCGATATTCCGGTCGACTCCGCCGTGCGCGAGGCCGTGATGCGCCGCCAGCTGCTGCTGCAGGCCATGCCCGGAGCACCCGCATCCCTCGCAGTGGCACAGCTGTCCAATAAAATCAAGGCAGAGCTGACGGCCCCGGTCTGA
- a CDS encoding sulfurtransferase: MADILNISCYKFTPLPDADQLRQTLLERAHDLSLKGTVLLAEEGINFFLAGPAEAVRDFVEQLKQDPRFADLAPKESWSETVPFRKMLVKVKNEIIRMDHPAIRPAHGRAPSVSPATLRRWLEQGHDDEGREVVTLDTRNDYEVDEGAFAGTIDWRLTKFTEFPPALREHKDEFAGKTVVSYCTGGIRCEKAAILMQDEGIENVYQLEGGILKYFEETDGKFYDGGCFVFDGRDSLGADLSRTELVHPRPIKKHLME; the protein is encoded by the coding sequence GTGGCCGACATACTCAACATCTCCTGCTACAAATTCACGCCCCTGCCCGACGCCGACCAGCTGCGCCAGACGCTGCTGGAGCGTGCGCATGACCTGAGCCTCAAGGGCACGGTGCTGCTGGCCGAAGAAGGCATCAACTTTTTCCTGGCCGGCCCTGCCGAAGCCGTACGCGACTTTGTGGAGCAGCTGAAACAAGACCCGCGTTTTGCCGACCTGGCGCCCAAGGAAAGCTGGTCCGAGACCGTGCCCTTTCGCAAAATGCTGGTCAAGGTCAAGAACGAGATCATCCGCATGGATCATCCCGCCATACGACCCGCCCATGGCCGTGCGCCATCGGTCAGCCCGGCCACGCTGCGCCGCTGGCTGGAGCAAGGCCATGACGACGAGGGCCGCGAGGTGGTGACGCTGGACACGCGCAACGACTACGAAGTGGACGAAGGCGCATTTGCCGGCACGATCGACTGGCGCCTGACCAAGTTCACCGAATTCCCGCCGGCACTGCGCGAGCACAAGGACGAATTCGCCGGCAAGACCGTGGTCAGCTACTGCACTGGCGGCATCCGCTGCGAAAAGGCCGCCATCCTCATGCAGGACGAAGGCATCGAAAACGTCTACCAGCTCGAAGGCGGCATCCTCAAATATTTCGAGGAAACCGACGGCAAGTTCTACGACGGCGGCTGCTTTGTCTTTGATGGTCGCGACTCGCTGGGCGCCGATCTGTCGCGTACCGAGCTGGTTCACCCCCGCCCCATCAAAAAGCATTTGATGGAATAG
- a CDS encoding flavodoxin family protein: MSNIVVVYHSGYGHTQRMAQSVAQGAGAQLLAIDADGNLPEGGWEQLAAADAIVFGAPTYMAAPSWQFKKFADASSKAWFAQAWKDKLFAGFTNSASVQGDKQVTLDYFYHLAMQHGGVWVGLGLLPSNTKAAQRNDVNWMGSFCGAMAQSPSDSSAGEMAAGDLETARQFGERVAKAAARWAR; the protein is encoded by the coding sequence ATGAGCAATATCGTTGTGGTCTACCACTCCGGCTACGGCCATACCCAGCGCATGGCGCAATCCGTGGCCCAGGGCGCGGGCGCGCAACTGCTGGCCATCGACGCCGATGGCAATTTGCCCGAAGGTGGCTGGGAGCAACTGGCTGCGGCCGATGCCATCGTCTTCGGCGCGCCCACCTATATGGCCGCTCCGAGCTGGCAATTCAAGAAATTTGCCGATGCCTCGTCCAAGGCCTGGTTTGCCCAGGCCTGGAAGGACAAGCTGTTTGCCGGCTTCACCAACAGCGCGAGCGTGCAGGGCGACAAGCAGGTCACGCTCGATTATTTCTACCACCTGGCCATGCAGCATGGCGGCGTGTGGGTGGGGCTGGGCCTGCTGCCTTCGAACACCAAGGCCGCCCAGCGCAACGATGTGAACTGGATGGGCAGTTTCTGCGGTGCCATGGCGCAGTCCCCCTCTGACTCTTCGGCCGGCGAGATGGCCGCAGGCGATCTGGAAACCGCACGCCAGTTTGGCGAGCGCGTGGCCAAGGCAGCAGCACGCTGGGCAAGGTAA